From Micromonospora sp. NBC_01699, a single genomic window includes:
- a CDS encoding DUF6493 family protein — protein sequence MSAIHREPELNWPDLRHAIELARVGVVGKLLRGGTEEQRRTFGPELEAYVKGLPDERWWGNRRPAAAVAVAALGCLPSAARTAALLTRRNVRDWWGDIPVGEMVQMARARDLPWLGDLALRLAGKLGRDGEVGQWALVAGLLTEAGVAPPTDDAFVRGWLGHLQAWHLGDKRRPLLDRLRVDPYLDALLPRLFEVDGLGVELARSTWDQTQRRWDHQPAMPSALVALAAEGRVDRAVLLDGVLGRFLRGDRVGALRAFVVLHDELAPTDAELTVRVGRYARLLPDAHSTVAGLAQRALRRLDDNGRLELDTLLHGSGQLLARPEKMLVKAQLSWLDRVAKRDRDRAGEVLETVAVAFGHDALDVQERALTIVLRHAARIEPPVRDRLAELAAVLGGDLPGRAAAVLGESSVVVDVPAGLPLVPMPPVTPMPPPVTSAAELAEEIGALVHDQSSLIGWERVLAGLVACHADDPVALRDALVPILDRYEAQFLPGHVQGAPRLRQLLGEAVRAAVRVDTRLSGWQRGVGMVRAALGGSPAGLPITGYGPGPQQVMALRVAEMAVHTRYRPVPMLVATPSRANGQLDATVLVDRLAEAERAGWQPWRFDLEQALLRLPREIDGDALSRAAALRSPAGVRLAHWLTDGGAPDPVSVRVEQRRPAARRFDRWELSQLPERRVVVALRPGAAEHGPLGRELFEIDPPDRPVFQFSDPEHQLWPGVLPNHREVVAAWALPTFAGLADSDQRGAELLPLLAEVAGPVGPAVTLALTYALAARHEADRVAGVDAFLALAGSGDLDGPALGREFGGLAADGTIKLTRVVAGLSEAARAGARAEVWAAIEAALPAVLATTGRGGPDLLALGAQTATVTPTVTPTARMTGGGSGTGGAGEAAGGPGRGALLAVLAEISGRGGSGRLVTEARRLARVLGE from the coding sequence GTGAGCGCCATCCACCGGGAACCCGAGCTGAACTGGCCGGACCTGCGGCACGCGATCGAACTGGCCCGGGTCGGGGTGGTCGGCAAGCTGCTTCGCGGCGGGACCGAGGAGCAGCGCCGGACCTTCGGCCCGGAGCTGGAGGCGTACGTCAAGGGTCTGCCCGACGAACGCTGGTGGGGCAACCGCCGGCCGGCCGCGGCGGTGGCGGTCGCCGCGCTCGGCTGCCTGCCCTCCGCCGCCCGGACCGCGGCCCTGCTGACTCGCCGGAACGTACGCGACTGGTGGGGCGACATCCCGGTCGGCGAGATGGTCCAGATGGCCCGCGCCCGGGACCTGCCGTGGCTCGGCGACCTCGCCCTGCGACTCGCCGGCAAACTCGGCCGGGACGGGGAGGTGGGGCAGTGGGCGCTGGTCGCCGGGCTGCTCACCGAGGCCGGGGTCGCCCCGCCCACCGACGACGCGTTCGTCCGGGGCTGGCTCGGACACCTACAGGCGTGGCACCTCGGCGACAAGCGCCGCCCGCTGCTCGACCGGCTGCGGGTCGACCCGTACCTCGACGCGCTGCTGCCCCGTCTGTTCGAGGTCGACGGGCTCGGGGTCGAACTGGCCCGCAGCACCTGGGACCAGACGCAGCGGCGCTGGGACCACCAGCCGGCGATGCCGTCCGCCCTGGTCGCGCTCGCCGCCGAGGGACGCGTCGACCGGGCGGTGCTGCTCGACGGCGTACTCGGCCGGTTCCTGCGCGGGGACAGGGTGGGGGCGCTGCGCGCGTTCGTGGTGCTGCACGACGAACTGGCGCCGACCGACGCCGAGCTGACCGTACGCGTCGGCCGGTACGCGCGGCTGCTGCCGGACGCCCACTCCACCGTCGCCGGGCTCGCCCAGCGGGCCCTGCGCCGCTTGGACGACAACGGCCGGCTGGAGCTGGACACCCTGCTGCACGGCAGCGGCCAACTCCTGGCCCGGCCGGAGAAGATGCTGGTCAAGGCGCAGCTGAGCTGGTTGGACCGGGTCGCGAAACGGGACCGGGACCGGGCCGGCGAGGTGCTGGAGACGGTGGCGGTCGCCTTCGGACACGACGCCCTCGACGTACAGGAGCGGGCGCTGACCATCGTGCTCCGGCACGCCGCCCGGATCGAGCCGCCGGTCCGCGACCGGCTCGCCGAACTGGCCGCCGTACTCGGCGGTGACCTGCCCGGCCGGGCCGCCGCCGTACTCGGTGAGTCGTCGGTGGTGGTCGACGTACCGGCCGGGCTGCCGCTGGTGCCGATGCCGCCGGTCACGCCGATGCCGCCGCCGGTGACGAGCGCCGCCGAACTCGCCGAGGAGATCGGCGCGCTGGTGCACGACCAGAGCTCGTTGATCGGCTGGGAACGGGTGCTCGCCGGACTGGTCGCCTGTCACGCGGACGATCCGGTGGCGCTGCGCGACGCGCTCGTGCCGATCCTCGACCGGTACGAGGCGCAGTTCCTGCCCGGACACGTGCAGGGCGCTCCCCGGCTGCGGCAACTGCTCGGCGAGGCGGTCCGGGCGGCCGTACGCGTCGACACCCGGCTCTCCGGCTGGCAGCGCGGGGTCGGAATGGTCCGGGCCGCGCTCGGCGGTTCGCCCGCCGGGCTGCCGATCACCGGGTACGGGCCGGGACCGCAGCAGGTGATGGCCCTGCGGGTCGCCGAGATGGCGGTCCACACCCGGTACCGGCCGGTGCCGATGCTGGTCGCCACCCCGAGCCGGGCCAACGGCCAGCTCGACGCGACGGTACTGGTCGATCGGCTCGCCGAGGCCGAACGGGCGGGCTGGCAGCCGTGGCGGTTCGACCTGGAGCAGGCGTTGCTGCGGCTGCCCCGGGAGATCGACGGCGACGCGCTGAGCCGGGCCGCCGCGCTGCGTTCGCCGGCCGGCGTACGACTGGCCCACTGGCTTACCGACGGCGGTGCACCCGATCCGGTATCGGTCCGGGTGGAACAGCGGCGGCCGGCGGCCCGGCGCTTCGATCGCTGGGAGCTCAGTCAGCTGCCCGAGCGTCGGGTGGTCGTCGCGCTCCGGCCGGGTGCCGCCGAACACGGGCCGCTCGGCCGGGAACTGTTCGAGATCGACCCGCCGGACCGGCCGGTGTTCCAGTTCAGCGACCCCGAGCACCAGCTCTGGCCGGGGGTGCTGCCCAACCATCGCGAGGTGGTTGCGGCGTGGGCGCTGCCCACGTTCGCCGGCCTGGCCGACTCCGACCAGCGCGGGGCCGAACTGTTGCCGCTGCTCGCCGAGGTCGCCGGCCCGGTCGGCCCGGCGGTGACCCTGGCGCTGACGTACGCCCTGGCGGCCCGGCACGAGGCGGACCGGGTCGCCGGAGTGGACGCGTTCCTCGCCCTGGCCGGCTCCGGGGACCTCGACGGGCCCGCCCTCGGTCGGGAGTTCGGTGGTCTGGCCGCGGACGGCACGATCAAGCTGACCCGGGTGGTGGCGGGCCTGTCCGAGGCGGCTCGGGCCGGTGCGCGGGCGGAGGTCTGGGCCGCCATCGAGGCGGCGCTGCCGGCGGTGCTGGCCACCACTGGGCGCGGCGGACCGGACCTGCTCGCCCTCGGCGCCCAGACCGCGACCGTCACTCCCACCGTCACTCCCACCGCCCGTATGACGGGCGGCGGATCGGGGACCGGGGGCGCCGGTGAGGCGGCGGGCGGGCCCGGTCGGGGCGCGCTGCTGGCCGTACTGGCCGAGATTTCGGGGCGCGGGGGCAGCGGTCGGCTGGTGACCGAGGCCCGCCGGCTGGCCCGGGTGCTCGGCGAGTAG
- a CDS encoding SWIM zinc finger family protein, with amino-acid sequence MATLATYSYLRPSGLTPDDRQLTLQTSGGPSAHPRFFDGFLTTPEPAAVGLLAVAEVARTRYYQPVSPASLDPVVTGGLDRLRFESFSGCCGVYARLDVLPAGLDGRITSHGTTNVDVNPPLRQSLAGLGGNDPMHVAVGPDDLTVTTIDDGPLVERKVPLPTRWLRGFAEAQVITAPFEPRVEVSGAEATAFLRRLPSGSDRSVLWVVPAGRSLRLTSRAVPGAVCLPGAGRLAALRPFLRFATALRAYGPVVRTGSGPVASTWELSTPALRLSLTLSPEPHRGFSGEGAVLAALAGDDVCDDADLVSALLSWDPTIDIGALAAAAGLPVDRVRAALTQLGTAGRVGYDVAEAGYFHRVLPYDGAAAERMNPRLVGARALVDAGCVRIDGELATVRSGEETYRVRWTGAAASCTCPWWGKYRGGRGPCKHALAVRLVTAATAPSEVSV; translated from the coding sequence ATGGCCACGCTGGCGACGTACTCATATCTGCGCCCGTCCGGGCTCACCCCCGACGACCGGCAACTGACCTTGCAGACCTCGGGTGGGCCATCGGCCCACCCGAGGTTCTTCGACGGCTTCCTGACCACCCCCGAACCGGCCGCCGTCGGCCTGCTCGCGGTCGCCGAGGTCGCCAGGACCCGCTACTACCAGCCGGTCAGCCCGGCCAGTCTCGACCCGGTCGTCACCGGTGGACTCGACCGGCTGCGATTCGAGTCGTTCTCCGGCTGCTGCGGGGTCTACGCCCGGCTCGACGTGCTGCCGGCCGGTCTCGACGGTCGGATCACCAGCCACGGCACCACCAACGTCGACGTCAACCCGCCGCTGCGCCAGTCCCTGGCCGGCCTCGGCGGCAACGACCCGATGCACGTCGCGGTCGGGCCGGACGACCTCACCGTCACCACCATCGACGACGGGCCGCTGGTCGAACGGAAGGTGCCGCTGCCCACCCGCTGGCTGCGCGGCTTCGCCGAGGCGCAGGTCATCACCGCACCGTTCGAGCCCCGGGTCGAGGTCAGCGGGGCCGAGGCGACCGCGTTCCTGCGCCGACTGCCCAGCGGATCGGACCGGTCGGTGCTGTGGGTGGTGCCGGCCGGGCGGTCCCTGCGGCTCACCTCACGCGCGGTGCCCGGCGCGGTCTGCCTGCCCGGCGCCGGCCGGTTGGCCGCCCTGCGGCCGTTCCTGCGGTTCGCCACCGCACTGCGGGCGTACGGGCCGGTGGTGCGGACGGGCAGCGGTCCGGTCGCCAGCACCTGGGAGCTGAGCACACCGGCCCTGCGGCTGTCACTGACCCTGTCACCCGAACCGCACCGAGGCTTCTCCGGCGAGGGCGCGGTGCTCGCCGCGCTCGCCGGTGACGACGTCTGCGACGACGCCGACCTGGTCAGCGCGTTGCTCTCCTGGGACCCGACGATCGACATCGGCGCGCTGGCCGCCGCCGCCGGGCTCCCCGTCGACCGGGTACGGGCCGCGCTGACCCAGCTCGGCACCGCCGGCCGGGTCGGCTACGACGTGGCCGAGGCGGGCTACTTCCACCGGGTGCTGCCCTACGACGGGGCCGCGGCCGAGCGGATGAACCCACGGCTGGTCGGCGCGCGGGCACTGGTCGACGCCGGCTGCGTGCGGATCGACGGCGAGCTGGCAACCGTACGCAGCGGCGAGGAGACGTACCGGGTCCGGTGGACCGGGGCCGCCGCCTCGTGCACCTGTCCCTGGTGGGGTAAGTATCGGGGCGGGCGCGGGCCGTGCAAACACGCGCTCGCGGTCCGGCTGGTCACCGCGGCCACCGCGCCGTCCGAGGTGTCGGTGTGA
- the ndk gene encoding nucleoside-diphosphate kinase produces MSTSSQDERTLVLIKPDAVRRGLVGEILSRFERKGLAIDALGLRTIGGDFADQHYAEHVEKPFYPPLKEFMTGGPLVAVVLSGDQVIEVVRGLVGATDGRRAVAGTIRGDFSLSNRENLVHASDSVDSAKREIGLWFPELG; encoded by the coding sequence GTGTCCACCAGCAGCCAGGACGAGCGCACCCTCGTTCTGATCAAGCCCGACGCGGTTCGCCGCGGCCTGGTCGGCGAGATCCTCTCGCGGTTCGAGCGCAAGGGCCTCGCTATCGACGCGTTGGGACTGCGCACGATTGGCGGCGATTTCGCCGACCAGCACTACGCCGAGCACGTCGAGAAGCCGTTCTACCCGCCGCTGAAGGAGTTCATGACCGGCGGCCCGCTGGTCGCGGTGGTGCTCTCCGGCGACCAGGTGATCGAGGTGGTTCGCGGACTGGTCGGTGCCACCGACGGCCGCCGGGCGGTGGCCGGCACGATCCGCGGCGACTTCTCCCTGTCCAACCGCGAGAACCTGGTGCACGCGTCGGACTCGGTCGACAGCGCCAAGCGCGAAATCGGGCTCTGGTTCCCCGAACTGGGCTGA
- a CDS encoding VOC family protein, giving the protein MRRLVAGVLGTFATFVILFGCGMPSWAIVALGVALLVLAVGLGLVTNVRSGARAWVSGIAHVHSVSEPPASSVFGRCELQIVLDAPGLPPRSIRVRDPRVPVTKWPAPGTALPIMVAIDDPRHVRILWDEVPTHAEAADRMDLPPEFDEDLDRLGDDALIGEDVPPWVRRGSDDGYRTTPPGDPVTADLSDDLRGLREEPVVVHHTPGGTIVLEGTLVEPPPAVPLPRRAKPTPGPTRSARSDDPYPDAPPYRGGDDRSNTDPSDPDRHDDDRVEDRVEDRVEDRVEDRVEDRVEDRVEDRVEDRVEDRVEDRVDERYDRDRDDERYDDGRRDDDGDGDRGDDDRPDVYRAESGPGVAGPGRVRPVDDIDLELDLGDPTSRRDRSPGSEAAAERPAAPEDRAPDDDTDLLAGLVANPPSAEVGATGPIHGVGITLLVTNLERSVTFYRDMLGFFEIDGGEGNAVLASGATRIVLRAIPDVAPINRRLVHLNLEVGDVEAVYEDLRAKGVRFTYAPRAVNRGAKLELWAAAFRDPDGHGIALTQWRGRPAS; this is encoded by the coding sequence GTGCGCAGGCTTGTCGCCGGGGTGCTGGGCACCTTCGCCACTTTTGTCATCCTGTTCGGCTGCGGCATGCCCAGTTGGGCGATCGTCGCCCTCGGGGTGGCGCTGCTGGTGCTGGCCGTCGGACTCGGCCTGGTGACCAACGTACGCAGTGGCGCGCGGGCCTGGGTGTCCGGGATCGCGCACGTACACAGCGTGTCGGAGCCGCCCGCGTCGTCGGTGTTCGGCCGGTGCGAACTCCAGATAGTGCTGGACGCACCGGGCCTGCCACCCCGGTCGATCCGGGTACGCGACCCTCGGGTGCCGGTGACCAAGTGGCCGGCACCGGGCACCGCCCTACCGATCATGGTTGCCATCGACGACCCCCGGCACGTACGGATCCTCTGGGACGAGGTGCCCACGCACGCGGAGGCCGCCGACCGGATGGACCTGCCGCCGGAGTTCGACGAGGATCTCGACCGGCTCGGCGACGACGCGCTGATCGGGGAGGACGTTCCGCCGTGGGTGCGCCGGGGCTCCGACGACGGATACCGGACAACCCCGCCGGGCGATCCGGTCACCGCGGACCTGAGCGACGACCTGCGCGGGCTGCGGGAGGAGCCGGTGGTGGTGCACCACACGCCGGGCGGGACCATCGTGCTGGAGGGCACCCTGGTCGAGCCGCCGCCCGCGGTGCCGCTGCCGCGCCGGGCGAAGCCGACCCCGGGCCCGACCCGCAGCGCACGCTCCGACGACCCGTACCCGGACGCGCCGCCGTACCGGGGCGGCGACGACCGGTCGAACACCGACCCCTCTGACCCCGACCGCCACGACGACGACCGGGTCGAGGACCGGGTCGAGGACCGGGTCGAGGACCGGGTCGAGGACCGGGTCGAGGACCGGGTCGAGGACCGGGTCGAGGACCGGGTCGAGGACCGGGTCGAGGACCGGGTCGAGGACCGGGTCGACGAGCGTTACGACCGGGACCGTGACGACGAACGCTACGACGACGGCCGTCGTGACGACGACGGCGACGGCGACCGTGGCGACGACGACCGGCCGGACGTCTACCGGGCGGAGTCCGGACCGGGGGTGGCCGGCCCCGGACGGGTCCGGCCGGTAGACGACATCGACCTGGAGCTCGATCTCGGCGACCCGACGTCGCGGCGCGACCGGTCGCCGGGCTCCGAGGCGGCGGCCGAACGCCCGGCCGCACCCGAGGACCGGGCCCCCGACGACGACACGGACCTGCTCGCCGGGCTGGTGGCCAACCCGCCGAGTGCCGAGGTCGGCGCGACGGGCCCGATCCACGGCGTCGGCATCACCCTGCTCGTCACGAACCTCGAACGTTCGGTGACGTTTTACCGGGACATGCTCGGCTTCTTCGAGATCGACGGCGGCGAGGGCAACGCCGTACTCGCCTCCGGCGCCACCCGAATCGTGTTGCGGGCCATCCCGGACGTGGCGCCGATCAACCGCCGCCTGGTGCACCTGAACCTGGAGGTCGGTGACGTCGAGGCGGTCTACGAGGACCTTCGCGCCAAGGGGGTGCGCTTCACCTACGCGCCCAGGGCGGTCAACCGGGGCGCGAAGCTGGAACTGTGGGCGGCGGCGTTCCGCGACCCGGACGGCCACGGCATCGCACTGACCCAGTGGCGCGGTCGCCCGGCGAGCTGA
- a CDS encoding DUF4233 domain-containing protein, with the protein MTAERETVEPDEDARPSGLRNPVRAVRGLGAGTLVIEMLVLLLAIQPIRLVGGDLNGTAIGVIVALAVFAVVLSGLLARSWAWHAATALQGLLLLSSFLHWSLGVLGVIFALVWVYVLHVRRTILG; encoded by the coding sequence ATGACAGCGGAACGGGAAACGGTTGAACCGGACGAGGACGCGCGGCCGTCGGGGCTGCGCAACCCCGTCCGGGCGGTACGCGGCCTGGGCGCCGGCACGCTGGTCATCGAGATGCTGGTGCTGCTGCTGGCGATCCAACCGATCCGACTCGTCGGCGGTGACCTGAACGGCACCGCGATCGGGGTCATCGTCGCGCTGGCGGTGTTCGCGGTCGTACTCAGCGGACTGCTGGCCCGGTCGTGGGCCTGGCACGCGGCAACGGCGTTGCAGGGGCTGCTGCTGCTGTCCAGCTTCCTGCACTGGTCGCTGGGCGTGCTCGGGGTCATCTTCGCGCTGGTCTGGGTGTACGTGCTGCACGTACGCCGGACGATTTTGGGTTGA
- a CDS encoding bifunctional folylpolyglutamate synthase/dihydrofolate synthase: protein MVFDLGRIEQLLDLLGSPQRAYPSIHLTGTNGKTSTARMIDGLLRAFGLHTGRYTSPHLETVRERISLDGEPVSESRFVDAYREVVPLARLVDVKASEPLTYFDMTTALAFAIFADAPVDVAVVEVGLGGADDSTNVLGAGVAVITPIGLDHTEWLGDTIEDIALAKSGIIHKGATVISATQTEEAARPLLERVAEVGATIAREGSEFGVVRRAVAVGGQVLAIQGLGGVYDEIFIPLHGAHQAQNAAVALAAVEAFLGAGADRQLDIDAVREGFAEASSPGRLERVRSAPTILLDGAHNPHGMAATVHTLQEEFAFSRLIAVLGVLADKDVSGMLELLEPVVDAVVVTRNTSPRAMPVEQLAELAEEFFGPDRVQTAEDMPDAIELAVELAESNPEAELSGVGVLVTGSVVTVADARRLLKR, encoded by the coding sequence ATGGTCTTTGACCTGGGCCGGATCGAGCAACTGCTCGACCTGCTCGGCAGCCCGCAGCGGGCGTACCCGTCGATCCACCTGACCGGCACCAACGGCAAGACCTCCACCGCGCGCATGATCGACGGGTTGTTGCGGGCGTTCGGCCTGCACACCGGCCGCTACACCAGCCCGCACCTGGAGACTGTCCGGGAGCGGATCAGCCTGGACGGGGAACCGGTCAGCGAGTCGCGGTTCGTCGACGCGTACCGGGAGGTGGTGCCGCTGGCGCGACTGGTCGACGTGAAGGCCAGCGAGCCGCTGACGTACTTCGACATGACCACGGCGCTGGCGTTCGCGATCTTCGCCGACGCGCCGGTGGACGTGGCCGTGGTCGAGGTCGGCCTCGGCGGGGCGGACGACTCGACCAACGTGCTCGGCGCCGGCGTCGCCGTGATCACCCCGATCGGGCTCGACCACACCGAGTGGCTCGGCGACACGATCGAGGACATCGCGCTGGCCAAGTCCGGCATCATCCACAAGGGTGCCACGGTGATCTCGGCGACCCAGACCGAGGAGGCCGCCCGACCCCTGCTGGAGCGGGTCGCCGAGGTCGGCGCCACCATCGCCCGCGAGGGCAGCGAGTTCGGAGTCGTCCGGCGGGCCGTGGCCGTGGGCGGTCAGGTGCTGGCCATCCAGGGACTCGGCGGCGTCTACGACGAGATCTTCATCCCGCTGCACGGTGCCCACCAGGCGCAGAATGCCGCGGTGGCGCTCGCCGCGGTGGAGGCGTTCCTCGGTGCCGGCGCCGACCGGCAGCTCGACATCGACGCGGTCCGCGAGGGCTTCGCCGAGGCCAGCTCACCCGGCCGGCTGGAACGGGTACGGTCCGCGCCGACGATCCTGCTCGACGGTGCGCACAATCCGCACGGGATGGCCGCCACCGTCCACACCCTCCAGGAGGAGTTCGCGTTCAGCCGGCTGATCGCGGTGCTCGGCGTACTCGCCGACAAGGACGTGTCCGGGATGCTGGAACTGCTCGAACCGGTGGTCGACGCCGTGGTGGTCACCCGGAACACATCACCCCGGGCGATGCCGGTCGAGCAACTGGCCGAGCTGGCCGAGGAGTTCTTCGGCCCGGATCGGGTCCAGACGGCGGAGGACATGCCCGACGCGATCGAGCTGGCCGTGGAACTCGCCGAGTCGAACCCCGAGGCCGAGCTGAGCGGGGTCGGCGTACTGGTCACCGGGTCCGTGGTCACCGTGGCGGACGCACGGCGGCTGCTGAAGCGATGA
- a CDS encoding valine--tRNA ligase, whose translation MTETLDTQRTAVPSLPAQYQPGEVEQRRYEQWVAAGHFRASADSDKPPFTIVIPPPNVTGSLHMGHALDHTVQDALIRRKRMQGFEALWLPGMDHAGIATQNVVERQLAAQGLSRHDLGREKFVERVWQWKAESGGTILGQMRRLGDSVDWDRERFTMDEGLSRAVQTMFKRLYDDGLIYRAERIINWCPRCLTALSDIEVEHTDDDGELVSIRYSDDVVVATTRAETMLGDTAVAVHPEDERYRHLIGTEVEVPLTGRLIPIVGDEHVDPTFGTGMVKVTPAHDPNDFEIGQRHQLPSLTIMDERGVITAPGPFEGLDRYEARPAIVAALREDGRIVAEKRPYVHAVGHCSRCRTTVEPRLSLQWFVNTTPLAQAAGDAVRDGRVRIEPAELSKRYFAWVDNMHDWCISRQLWWGHRIPVWYGPDGEVVCVGPDEQPPAGPGWRQDEDVLDTWFSSGQWPFSTLGWPERTADLEKFYPTSVLVTGYDILFFWVARMMMFGLYVMDGKPPFEVIALHGMVRDQYGKKMSKSFGNVIDPLDWIERFGADATRFTLARGANPGADVPVSEDWCQGSRNFCNKLWNATRFALINGANVDGPLPEPARLSPVDRWILSRLQHVVAEVDEQFEAYEFAKVCDTLYHFAWDDVCDWYLELAKPVLAAGGEPAEVTRRVLGHVLDQVLRLLHPIAPFVTDELWIALTGRETVQTATWPVTEPTLVDDAAEAELVTLQRVVTEIRRFRSDQGLRPAQRVAARLDGLADARIAGHEPLIRSLVRLDDAGPDFTASATLAVAGGVNVALDTRGSIDLAAERARLEKDRAAAEKEAAQARAKLGNPAFVDKAPEPVVNKIKDRLAVAEADLARIAAALEALS comes from the coding sequence GTGACCGAGACACTGGATACCCAACGCACGGCCGTCCCGTCCCTGCCCGCGCAGTACCAGCCGGGTGAGGTAGAACAGCGACGGTACGAGCAGTGGGTAGCCGCCGGCCACTTCCGGGCGTCGGCGGACAGCGACAAGCCGCCGTTCACCATCGTCATCCCGCCGCCGAACGTCACCGGCTCGCTGCACATGGGGCACGCCCTCGACCACACCGTGCAGGACGCCCTGATCCGGCGCAAGCGGATGCAGGGCTTCGAGGCGCTCTGGCTACCCGGCATGGACCACGCCGGCATCGCCACCCAGAACGTGGTCGAGCGGCAGCTCGCCGCCCAGGGCCTGTCCCGGCACGACCTGGGTCGGGAGAAGTTCGTCGAACGGGTCTGGCAGTGGAAGGCCGAATCCGGTGGGACGATCCTCGGCCAGATGCGCCGGCTCGGCGACTCGGTCGACTGGGACCGCGAGCGTTTCACCATGGACGAGGGCCTCTCGCGGGCCGTACAGACGATGTTCAAACGGCTGTACGACGACGGCCTGATCTACCGCGCCGAGCGCATCATCAACTGGTGCCCGCGCTGCCTCACCGCCCTGTCGGACATCGAGGTCGAGCACACCGACGACGACGGCGAACTCGTCTCGATCCGGTACAGCGACGACGTGGTCGTCGCCACCACCCGGGCCGAGACGATGCTCGGAGACACGGCGGTGGCCGTACACCCGGAGGACGAGCGGTATCGGCACCTGATCGGGACCGAGGTCGAGGTGCCGCTCACCGGGCGTTTGATCCCGATCGTCGGCGACGAACACGTCGACCCGACCTTCGGCACCGGCATGGTGAAGGTGACCCCGGCGCACGACCCGAACGACTTCGAGATCGGCCAGCGGCACCAGCTGCCCTCGCTCACGATCATGGACGAGCGCGGCGTGATCACCGCGCCCGGTCCGTTCGAGGGTCTGGACCGGTACGAGGCCCGGCCGGCGATCGTCGCCGCGCTGCGCGAGGACGGCCGGATAGTGGCGGAGAAGCGGCCGTACGTACACGCGGTCGGGCACTGCTCGCGGTGCCGTACGACGGTGGAGCCCCGGCTCTCCTTGCAGTGGTTCGTCAACACCACCCCGCTGGCGCAGGCGGCCGGTGACGCGGTCCGCGACGGGCGGGTCCGGATCGAGCCGGCCGAGCTGTCCAAGCGCTACTTCGCCTGGGTCGACAACATGCACGACTGGTGCATCTCCCGCCAGCTCTGGTGGGGACACCGGATCCCGGTCTGGTACGGCCCGGACGGCGAGGTCGTCTGCGTCGGGCCGGACGAGCAGCCGCCCGCCGGGCCGGGCTGGCGGCAGGACGAGGACGTACTCGACACCTGGTTCTCCAGCGGGCAGTGGCCGTTCTCCACCCTCGGCTGGCCGGAGCGCACCGCCGACCTGGAGAAGTTCTACCCGACCAGCGTCCTGGTCACCGGCTACGACATCCTTTTCTTCTGGGTCGCCCGGATGATGATGTTCGGCCTGTACGTGATGGACGGCAAACCGCCGTTCGAGGTCATCGCGCTGCACGGGATGGTCCGCGACCAGTACGGCAAGAAGATGTCCAAGTCGTTCGGTAACGTCATCGACCCACTGGACTGGATCGAGCGGTTCGGTGCCGACGCGACCCGGTTCACCCTGGCCCGGGGCGCCAACCCCGGTGCGGACGTGCCGGTCAGCGAGGACTGGTGCCAGGGCTCCCGCAACTTCTGCAACAAGCTCTGGAACGCGACCCGGTTCGCGCTGATCAACGGCGCGAACGTTGACGGGCCACTGCCGGAGCCGGCTCGACTCTCCCCGGTCGACCGGTGGATCCTGTCCCGGTTGCAGCACGTGGTCGCCGAGGTCGACGAGCAGTTCGAGGCATACGAGTTCGCCAAGGTCTGCGACACCCTCTACCACTTCGCCTGGGACGACGTCTGTGACTGGTACCTCGAACTGGCGAAGCCGGTGCTGGCCGCCGGTGGCGAGCCGGCCGAGGTCACCCGCCGGGTGCTCGGACATGTACTGGACCAGGTGCTGCGCCTGTTGCACCCGATCGCGCCGTTCGTGACCGACGAGCTGTGGATCGCGTTGACCGGGCGGGAGACGGTGCAGACCGCGACCTGGCCGGTGACCGAGCCGACGCTGGTCGACGACGCCGCCGAGGCCGAACTGGTCACGCTGCAACGGGTGGTGACCGAGATCCGTAGGTTCCGCTCCGACCAGGGGCTGCGGCCCGCGCAGCGGGTCGCAGCCCGGCTCGACGGGTTGGCCGACGCGCGCATCGCCGGACACGAACCGCTGATCCGTTCGCTGGTCCGGCTGGACGACGCCGGCCCGGACTTCACGGCCAGCGCGACGCTGGCGGTGGCCGGTGGGGTGAACGTGGCCCTGGACACCCGTGGCTCGATCGACCTGGCGGCCGAACGGGCCCGGCTGGAAAAGGACCGGGCGGCGGCGGAGAAGGAAGCGGCCCAGGCTCGGGCGAAGCTCGGCAACCCCGCGTTCGTGGACAAGGCACCGGAGCCGGTGGTCAACAAGATCAAGGATCGGCTGGCCGTCGCCGAGGCCGACCTGGCCCGGATCGCCGCCGCACTGGAGGCACTCTCGTGA